In Candidatus Aminicenantes bacterium, one DNA window encodes the following:
- a CDS encoding IS110 family transposase, with protein RLIENGKPKKVAIAAVMRKLLVRLNALMRNHLLLSTKST; from the coding sequence CGACTTATCGAAAACGGAAAACCCAAAAAGGTTGCCATTGCCGCTGTGATGCGCAAACTACTTGTCCGACTGAATGCCCTGATGCGAAATCATCTCTTGCTATCTACAAAAAGTACTTGA